In the Novosphingobium resinovorum genome, CGGTCGGGCATGATCGCTCCTTGGGTCTATTAGAAATCCACGGGCGGCGCGAGGTTCGTCAGAGGGCTTTGGCCATGTTGAGATGGGCGGTGACTGTCGGGACCAGTTCGGTCGCGAATGTCTTGAGCGATGCCTGGTCGCCACCGGCTGCGTAACCTTTGAGGGTATCCAGCGCGGCTTGGTGAGCGCTGACCTGTGCCTTGGCATAGGCCTCATCGAATTGGGCGCCCGTTTTGCTCCGGAGGTCGGCAAGCTGTGCGTCCTGGGCCGCAGTCATGCGCGGGGCCGGGGTTATGGGCGGAGTGCCCGCCGCTGCGGCTGCGGTCAGCTTCTTGGTAGAGGCGGTATGGGCCTTGACCATTTGCTCGGCAAAAGTCTTCACCTTGGCGGACTGGCCCTTCTCGGCTGCGAGCTTCGATGTCTCGATCTCGAACATGTCGCTCGCCGCGGCGATATTGGCAAAGACCTGTGCCGGGCTCTCTGCCGAAGTCGTCCCGGTTTCGTTCATGACATCTGCAGCCGACGTGGAGGTCATTTCGGTGGCGGGCTCAGTGTCCTTCTTGTTGCAGGCGGTGAGGCTGAGAACGGCCAAGGATGCTGCCATGAGTGCGTTGTGCCTGATCACGATCTGTGCTCCGCGTTGAGTGGTGGGGAATAAGGGCTGAACGATCGGCAGCATGAAGCCGTTCCGCTCAACCATCCGCGTGCTGACGCGTTTGAGGGTCTCACCATCGCGTTATCGCCGCACCCGTCGTCTAGGAGAGGAGCATGAGCATCTTCGGAAATATCCTGAACAAGATCTTCCACCACGGGACCGAGAAAAAGGCCGATCCCGCAGCCAATGCGAGCGCGCCCAAATCGGCCTCAACACCTGCTCCGACGCGGCCTCAGGTGGCGCCTGCATCCCCGGAGCCTGCCCCTTCGGCCGCCGTCACTGCCGCGCAACCTTCCGTCGATGTTGGCGCGGTGCTTGATGCGATGGCCTCAATGAAGGCGGACCATGGCGGCAATTACCGCACGTCCATTGTCGATCTTCTCAAGCTGCTCGATCTCGATTCAAGTCTCGCGGCGCGCAAGGAGCTTGGCGAGGAGCTTGACGTCCACGCCGGGGCGGACGGCACCGCGGAACAGAACATCGCCCTTCATCGTGCGGTGATGGACAAGCTCGCCAGCAATGGCGGCATCGTGCCGGACAGCCTGCGCGGTTGAGCGCGGCTGGACGGGGCGGCGGCGTCGATGCGCGCTGTAGCCGCGTTTTCAACGCGTCTTGGTGGGGCGCGCAATAGTCATCCTGATCTGGTGAATGCTTCCCCGCCCCATACCGGCCTGCCCGCGTACGTGGCTTGGCGCCCCGCCGTATCGCCTTGCTAGATGCCGCATGCCGTAAAAATCGACGAGGTTACTCGGCGGAAGGCTTGTTACACGCCAGGCGGTTCGTCCTGCGCTTGCCGGGCCTGGCTCTGCGCGGAAAAGATTATTCCGCGTCGTCTACGCTACCTCGCAGACCGGCGGTGCACGATCTTAACGCTGCTGCTGCGCTCCTGCTGCCCGTCAACGCCGACAGTGTTTCACCCCGCCCGAGCTTCGCACAAGAACCGCAACAGTTCATCAGTGATGTCAGCTGTAGCGTGAAAGATCGACCTCGACCCCTTCACCTCCCAGCAACTTGACCGCAGCGTTGCGGATGGGCGGCAGGCTCGCCAGGCCAAGCGTGCCATGCAGCAACCTGATGCCCAGGCGGGTTTTCGGATGCATGAGCCGCGGCGCGATCTTGGGGATGCGCTGGCCATCTTCGACAATGGGCCGCATCTGCTTCTCGTAGGCGCTGAACGCCTGAGCGACCGTATCCCTGCGGGTGAGTTCCTCGGCCAGCACATAGCTGCCTGTAACAGCCAGGGTCGTACCGACGCCTGCCAACGGCGTGGCGCACCAGGCCGCGTCGCCGGTAAGAACAACGCGGCCCTTCGACCAGCGCGGCATCCGCACCTGTCGAAGCACGTCGAAGTAGAAGTCGTCGGCGTCGTGCATGGCCGCCAGTACGCGGGGTGTCTCCCAGCCTGCGTCCGAGAAGCGATCACGCAGGAATGCTCTTTGCCGTTCGCTATCCCATTCCTGTTCGCCGCCCGGCTCCTTCGAGAGGCACAGCATCGCACGGGTCGTCCCCTGATGATCGGGACGAAGCGAAACACTGCGCTTGCCAGGCGCATTGAACCAGCGCCACATCCGGTTGTCGTCCGGCGTTCGCGGGATGGTGAAGTAAGCGATGATCATGTTCATCCAGCGCGGCACGTTCTCGTCCGCAAAGATGATATCGCGAGTGGTCGAGCCGACCCCTTCCGCGATGACTACGGCGTCGTACCGCTCGATAGTGCCGCTCGCGAAGGTAACCACCGCCATCTGCTCTTGCTCATCGATCGCGACGATGTGGTCATCGTAGCGAAACGCCACCTCGTTTCCGGTTGCGTCGTGGAGAAGCCGGGCGAGGTCGCCGCGCAGGATCTCCATCTCGGCTGTCGGGCCATCGCCGTCGATTTCGTCGGCATCGAACCTGGCTGCTTCGCTTCCGTCCTCGTGGACCCAGGCCGTACCTTGCTCACCGGTTCCACAGCCGAGCGCAGCCTGTTCAAGCCCGAGGCGGCGCAGGACTTCGCGGCCGACACCGCGCACATCAACGTTCTGACCGCCGTCCCGGAACGCCGGTGCCCGCTCGACCACCGTGACATCAGCGCCGCGACGGCCGAGCAGTGCGGCAACGGTGTTTCCGGCGATGCTGGCGCCGGTGACCAGTATCTTGCGCGTCATGGTTATGCTCCTCGCCGAAAGGATGCCGGCCGTTGTGACGATGTTCCCGCCTGGAGACCGGAACCCTCGCCGAGGCGCAGGCTTTGCCGTTTAAATGACACTGGTGCTCTTGCTCATGGGCAATGCCGTCCCGCTGCCCCAGCGGACGCCTTGCCCATGCCGCCTGAGAGTTCCCGCGTCACCAAATCGATGGCTCTGATCATGGAAGTTGGCTTGCCGCTGTCGCACTCTTGCGCCCGGCCTGGGTCGGCGCAGATGCCGGGGATGGCGTCTCGTGCGCCTCGGGCAGTCTAGCGCGGCATTGGAGTGCGCGTTTCTTACCAGCGCCATCTGTTCTCTCGCTTGAACTGACCGCGGCGCAGGTGAACCGCGAAGCCAGTTCTTTTGCTTCGTCATTCCCGCCCTGCGTTGCGTCTCGCGCAAATCAGGTTCGCGGCTCCGTCAGCGGCGGACGGGCTTTCATCCTCCCTGGATGCGGACGGAATGGGATTCGCCTCCCTGGTCGGGGGGCGATTGGCAAAAGGCTTGGCTTCCGCGCCGGCAAGTCCACGGCCGCCTTCGCGATCGGTCTCGGCTTGCGCGTCCACTCCCTCTTGCACGGATGCCTTTTTGTTCGAGGCCGGGCCCGGACCTATCGAAACATCGCTCATGAATATCGCTCCTCTTCTTCGAGACTTGGGCCCATGCCCGTACTGTTTTGCTGCATTGTGCCCTTCCCGGCGCTCGGTGAGCCACCGGGCAGGCTGTCGTCGCGCTGCATTCGCGCGAGGCTGGCCGCGTCATTACCTGCTGCATCGACCGCATCGATATTGGCCCCCGCCTCCATCAGGACGGGTATCATGTCGCCGCGCCCCAGCCTGGCAGCGTCGAACAGCACTTCCCGCTCGCTCGGGCGAAGGGAGCGGCGGCAGTTGGCGCGGCGTCGATGGCGTTCGATCTTCCAGCTCGTTCAGCGGGCGCATGATCGTGGTTTCTTGAATGGTCCCCAAATGGATGCGGAAGGTTCCTAGATCGGGGCGATTTCGTCGAACACGCGAGCCACGATGACCGCGCGCGCGTCATCGTTGACGTCCACCGAGACGGATATGCGCTCGGAAAGCGGCGCGTCGTTGCGCGCCGGCTCCAGATGGGTCGCGGTATCGCCGCCGCTGGGCGTATCGCCCGCGCTGTTTTGATCGCCGGACGACGATACGAACATGTCGGTTCGCTCGAAGCCGTATTCCTGGACCAGTCGCTCGATTGCCAGTTCGGCGTCGCGGCGACTGTCGAATGTGCGCTCTATCGTGGTGTTCATGTCTCTATCCTTTGGTTCGCAGTGCCTGAGGTCAGCGCCTCTCTATCGAGGCGCGGCATGGTCATTCGGCGGAGCCGGGCTGCGCCATCTTGCGATGCTGCTCGGCCAGGATCGCCGCCGGGGTGACGTGCGCCACCGCCGCCTGGATCTTGTTCTTCCATCCCGAGACGATGTGGGCATCGCCGTTCATCAGTGCTTTCCATCCGTCGCGGGCGACGTCGGCCGGATCGCTCTTGCTTTCTGACGCGCCCACGCTAGTGTCGAGCATGTCGGCGCGATCGAAGAACTCGGTCTCGACTGGTCCGGGCATGAGTGTCGTGACAGTCACGCCCTTTGCCTCCTTGATCTCGTTGCGCAGCGCATCGGCAAAGCTGTCCACGAAGGCCTTGGTGCCGTTGTAGACCGCCTGAAAGCTGCCCGGAATGAAGCCTGCGATGGACCCGGTAATCAGCACTTTGCCATCGTCGCGCGCCACCATTCCCTTGAGCACCTGTTGCAACAGATAAAGGGTGCCGGTGATGTTGGTATCGACCACCCGGCGCCAGTCGGCGACATCCTGCTCGAGGAAACCGTGCCCGAGCCCCCGGCCCGCATTGGCGCAAAGAAGATCGATGCGGCGGCCGGCAGTGGCGGCCAGCAAGGTATCGACGCCTTCCAGGGTCGACAGGTCGGCCTGCACCGCGTCTACCGAAACGCCGTGCAGCCCAAAGTCCTGTGCGGCCGCCTCGATCAGTCCTTCATCTGCGACGACGAGCAGGTCGTAGCCGTTTTCGGCGGCGATGCTCGCCAGTTCGAAGCCGATACCGGTGGAGGCGCCGGTGACGATTGCGAATTTGTCAGCCATGATGCGTGTCCTGTTCTGCCGCGACTGCGGTTTCGGTGAAGCCGGGCTTGAGCACGACCTTGGTGACTTCGTCCTGGTTGTCGTGGAACATCTTGTAGCCCTTGGGCGCGTCCTCCAGGCCCATGCGGTGCGAGATCAGGAAGGTGGTGTCGATCTTGCCCTCGACGATCGCGTTGAGCAGCCCCGGCATGTAGTGCTGTACGCTGGTCTGCCCGGTCTTGAGCGTCAGCCCCTTTTCCATGAAGGCGCCGAGCGGGAACTTGTCGACAATGCCGCCGTAGACGGCGGGCATTGAGACGCGGCCGCCCTTGCGGCAGGCGACGATCGCCTGTCGGATCGAGTGGATGCGATCGGTGCCAAGCATCAGCGAGGCCTTGATCTGATCGACTACGTTGTCGACGAAGAAGCCGTGTGCCTCGAGCCCAACCGCATCGATCACGGCGTCCGGACCGATCCCGCCAGTCATTGCCATCAGCGCTTCGTAAGTCTTCGATTCCTCGAAGTTGATGATCTCGGCTCCGAACCTGCGCGCGAGGTCCAGCCGGCGGGGAAAGTGGTCGATGGCAATCACCCGCGCCGCGCCCATCAGGAAGGCGGACTGCACCGCGAACAGGCCGACCGGGCCGCAGCCCCACACCGCGACAGTGTCGCCCGGCTCGATGTCGGCGTTCTCGGCCGCCTGCCAGCCGGTGGGCAGGATGTCGGACAGGAACAGCACTTCGTCGTCGTCAAGCCCGTCTGGCACCACGATCGGGCCGACGTCGGAGAACGGCACGCGCACGTACTCCGCCTGGCCCCCGGCGTAGCCGCCGGTCAGATGGCTGTAGCCGAACAGGCCCGACATCGGCTGGCCGTAAAGCTCCATGCCGATGTCCTGGTTGTCGGCCGGGTTGCCGTTGTCGCAGGCGGAGTACTGGTGCTTGCCACAGTGGTAGCAGCTTCCGCAGGCGATGGTGAAGGGAACGACGACGCGCTGGCCCTTGACCAGCGTCGATCCCGGCCCGGTCTCGACGACTTCGCCCATGAACTCGTGGCCGAGGATGTCCCCGGCCTTCATGGTGGGGATGTACCCGTCGTACAGGTGAAGGTCCGATCCGCAGATCGCGGTCGAGGTGATCTTGATGATGGCGTCGCGCGGGTTGAGGATTTCGGGATCGTCGACCGTATCGACGCGGACGTCATGCTTGCCGTGCCAGGTGAGCGCGCGCATCAGGCTGTCTCCTCGTGAAGCTGCGCGCGGGTGCGCGACGACGTGGCGACTTCGCCGGTTTCCATAAGCTGCTTGAAGCGCCGCAGATCGCGCCGCGCCTGGATCGCCGGTTCGCGCTGGAACATCTTTGCGATGAGCCTGCCCACCACGCCAGCGGGCGGGTCGTAGACGATCGTGGCGGTGACGATGGTGCCGCGATCGCCTGCGTTGCGAAATTCGATGCGGCCGCTGTTGGGCACGTCTGCATCTTCGGTGGAGGCCCAGGCGATCAGTTCGCCCTCCTTCTCCTCGGTGACGAGCGCGTCCCATTCGACCGTCCTTCCGCCTGGCGCCTTGACGACCCAGTGCGAGCGGGTCGGCGACAGCACGTCGACCCGTTCGACGTTGTCCATGAACGTCGGCAGCCGTGCAAAGTCGCGCCAGTAGGCATAGAGTTCCGCGCGGGGGCGGTTGATCGTCACGGTCCGACCGATCAGGCTGTCACCCCGCGTTTCTGCAAGTGTCTGCAAGGCGGCGTCGCGGGTCTCGCGAAATTTTGAGGTGGTAGGCGGCGCGTCGTCGTTCATGGTTGCCATTCCTGCTCTCCATGTTTTCGGATGTGCTGGTGGTCCGGTCGGACCTGACCACTGTTGCAAATGAAACGATCGCCGCGCTCATAAAGACCCGGCACGATCTAAAGATAATCCCGCCGCAGGCACGGCTGGGCCCGACAGGTCAGCATTCGAACCCGTCGAGCAGGCTTTCGACGCGCACGATACGATCGGCTTCGCTCGGCAGTGCCTCGGCAAGGATCCACCGTCCCTTGCTTTGCGCGAAGCCCGTGGCGGCGAAGTCGATCGGGCAATCGCGGCGCGGAGTGAGTGCAATCGCGGCTGGGCCCGCGTCTATGCGCGCGATCCGCAAAGCCCGCGCGGTCAGGCGGATGCGGGCATGGGCCAGCAGCATCGCCGCTTCGGCGGGCAGCGTTCCGAAGCGATCCAGAAGTTCATCATCGAATGCATCGAGCGCCTCTTCGGTTTCGATGCGCGCGAGCCGCAGGTAAAGGGACAGCCGCAGGTCCGCCTCCGGAATCCAGCTGTCGGGCAGCACGCCGCTCATGCCCAGGTTGAGTTCGGGACTCCAGCGCTCGGCGTCCTCGCCGCGCGCGGCCTTCAGCGCGACACGGAGCAGATGCTGGTAGAGATCGACGCCGATCAGCTTCATGTGCCCGGCCTGATCATCGCCGACGAGGTCGCCCGCGCCGCGCATGTCGAGGTCCTGGCCGCTGATCGCGAAACCCGCGCCCAGCCGGTCGAAAGTCGCGAGCGTGCGCAGCCGCTTGAGCGTGCGCGCGGCGATAGCATCCTCGCCTTCGATCAGCAGGATCACCTGCCCGCGCCGGTTGCCGCGCCCGACGCGGCCGCGCAGCTGGTGCAGCTGTGCCAGGCCGAAGCGATCGGCACGCCAGACGATCATGGTGTTCGCGCGCGGCACGTCGAGGCCCGCTTCGATGATGTTGGTCGCCAGCAGGATATCCCCCCGGCCAGCGCCAAAGCCGACCATGACGTCGTCGATTTCGGCCGCTGACATTTTTCCGTGTGCTTCGACCACCACCAGATCGGGGGCCGCGCGTTTTATCTTCGCGGCGACTTTCGCCATGTCCTCAATACGCGGCACGACCACGAAGCTCTGGCCTCCCCGCGCCTTTTCGCGAGTGAGCGCGGTGCGGACGAGCACATCGTCATACTGCCCGATGCTGGTGCGGATCGGCTGGCGCCGGGCGGGAGGCGTGGCGATGAGGGACATCTGCTGCAGGCCCACCAGCGCGGCCTGCAGGGTGCGCGGGATCGGCGTGGCGCTCAGGCTCAGGACATGGACGGTCCCCAAGCCGCGCAAACGGGCCTTGTCGGCAGCGCCGAAGCGCTGCTCTTCGTCGATGACGACCAGCCCCGGCCTGGCGTAGTTCACGCCCTTCGCCATCACCGCGCCGGTGCCCACGACGATACCGGTCGAGCCATCGGCAAGCCCCGCTTTCACAGACTTGCGTTCTGCCGCACTGCTCAGCCGGGACAGGCCGGCGACCTCGATTTTCGTTCCCTCGAAGCGGCGGCGGAACGTCTCCAGGTGCTGCCGCACGAGGACGGTGGTCGGCGCGGCGACCACGACCTGGAAGCCGGCCAGCGCCGCCAGAGCTGCGGCCCGCAGCGCGACCTCGGTCTTGCCATAGCCGACGTCGCCGATGACCAGCCGGTCCATTGGCCGGCCGCTCGCCAGATTGTCGCGGACGGCTGCGATGGCTCCCGCCTGGTCGGCCGTTTCGTTGAAGGGGAAGCGGCCCGCGAAGCGTTCGTAGGCGGCAGGATCGGGCACCATGACCGGCGCTGTCAGCGTCTCGCGCTCGCGCGCCAGAAGCGTCAGGGCCTTCGCGCTCTCGTCGATCGCGGCGTTGATCGCCGCGCGGCGCTTGTCCCAGGATGAGCCATCCAGCTTGTCCAGGCTCACCGCGTCGCCGTCAGCGCCGTATCGCCAGATCCGGTCGGCCTCATCGAAAGGGACCAGCCGCCGAGCACCACCCGCATACTCGAGCACGATCCTGTCGATCGGGGACTGGTCGTCGCCCGCGCCGACCGGCGAGGCCTCAAGCCCCCGCACGCGCCCGACGCCATGGTCCTCGTGGACCACCACGTCGCCGCTGCACACTTCGATGCCGACGTGCCACGGGTTCGCGCCGGTCGGGCCACCAACGCCGATCAATGCGCGACTGCCCATCAGGTCTGCCGCCGCGACGAGAACGATGCGCTCGTCGACGTATCCTGCATCGATCGGCACCGTCAGGCTGCCGCCGCAGCCTGACGGCAGGTCATCCAGTGCCGCCCATGCGTCCAGTTCCACGATTTCCATCGACAGGCGCCGGACGACCTTGCCGCGCAGGAAGCGCAAGTCTCGCGCACTGCCCGCCAGCACGAACCTGCGTCCCGCAGCGAGCAGCGGCTTCACGAAGCGCACTAGCGCGGTAAGCGGCGAACGCTCGTTGGCGAACCGCGGCACCGGCGTGAAGTCCGCGTCAAACGGAGCCGGCCTCCAGTCCTTGCAGTCCTTCTTCCAGGCGATGTCGTCAATCGCATCCAGGCGATGGGGCGCACCGCCCATAGCGTCGCGGGCAAGCTGGATGAAGCGCCTGCGGCGATGGTCGGCTTTATCGGAAAGAGCGAGTATACCCGGCGTCAGGTGGGCAAGGATAGACGTCGGCTCGTCAATCGGCGGTTCGGCGGCGCGGCCGATCTCCAGACGCTCCAGATCGCCAACCGTGCGCTGCGTGCCGGGATCGTACGAGCGGATCGCGGCGATCCTGCCCGCTGCCAGCTCGATGCGGGCCGGGCCGCCGGCGTCGGCGGGAAAGATATCGATGACCTCGCCGCGCACCGCCATTTCGCCCGGTTCGTCGACGCGGTCGTCGGCGACATACCCCAGCTCTTCGAGTCGTATCGCGAACGCTAGGGTGTCCGCCTCGTCCCCGGGGTGCAGCGTGGGCGGGGCGCTATCGAACGCATCAGGCGCGGGATAGCGCCGCGCTGCGGCTTCTCCGCTCAGGATGCAGGCGATGGAAGTGCCTTGCGCCAGGCGAAGGGCCCGCAGCGCCGACGCGCGGCGCCCCGCGTTCGCCGGCGTCGCGGGAGCCGTGTCCCCCGGAAGTGCGTCGCTGGATGGCACGTGGACGACATGCCCTTGCGGCGCCAGCGCCCGGACGGCTTCGGCCAGGGCCTCGGCCTGCTGCTCGTCGTCCGCCAGGAAGGCGATGGACCTCTCGGCGAGGGTTTGCGCGATGCGGAGCGCGGTGAACGCCAGGTTCACGCCGCACCTGAGACGCAGTCGCGCCGTTGGGCTGCGGGGCGCATTGCCCAGTGACGGAGCTCAAGCCGCATGGTCATGTCAGTCAGATCGCGCTCCTTGCCTGTGAAGTTGATCGCCTGCGAGGTGCGGCGACTGGCCTGGCTCCACAACGCACAGAGAAAACGAAAGAAAAGGGGCCCGCCGGCTAAATTTGATTGATCTGTGTTGATTGCGGCATCGCGCCGCACCGGCGTCACCGGGCGGCTGAACCGGGTCACACCGTTTCGTCAGGCTCCCTTCGCGCGCTGGTCTTCAGGATAGTCTTCGGGCCTGACGGTGCTTTCCGAAGGTCGGTCCTTCAGTTTCTGAGGCTTCTGGCCGCTTTCATTCTGCTTGTGCGGATCGAATGAGTCCGGGCGCGCATCGCCCATCGGGCCGCGCGGAGTTTCCGGATCGCTTTTGGACATGTTGATTTCCTTCGGTTCGGGGCGCGGATAGGGCCGCCGCCCGGTATCGAGGAAGAAAGCCTCCGGCAGGCCCGCGCGTTCCCGCACGACGCACAGAAGTTGTCCTTCGTACGACCCGGCGCAGATCAGTCCGGGCCCTTGCGCTCCCTTCGGCGGCCCTTCGTCATCGGGTCCGGTTTCTTCGGCGGTGTCCATCCCGGAGGTGGCTTTACCTGCCCGCGGCTTGTGCCCAGCCCCATCGCTCCCGGTTGTTGACGAATGAGACCGGAGGGATCGACGTCCTGTGCCGACCCACCAACCGGCATGCCGCGCAACAGGCTGATCCGGTCGCGCAATTGCGCTGCCTGCTCGAAGTTTCCCTGCGCCGCGGCGTCGTGCATCGCGCGCTGCAGGTCCCGTAGCTGCTCGTCCTGGCGGCCCATCACCTGAACGCCCACCGCAGCGCCTGCGCGACGCCCAGCGTGCCCGCGCGCACCAGCGGCGTTCGAAGCGGCGAGGGAGACAGGCCATGGAGCGAGCGAGCCCAGCGTGGCAGCAGATCGACGCCAGCCTGCCCGGCAAGCCTGCCGGGCAGGCCGGCGAGCCGGTTCGCTGCGACCGGATGCAGGATCAGCCGGGCGACTTCGGCCGTTCGCGCATCCGCCCTCAGCGCCGGACGCATCCCGGTTATCAGGCGGTTCGCCTCGGCCCGCGTGCGCGGCAGGGGTTCTGCCCCCAGCGCCCCGCCGATCAAGGCCATCTCGGCAAAGTAGCGATCCTGGTCGGCGCGTGACATCCAGGGCTCGCCGTAGCGAATCCAGGCGTCGAGGAAGCTGTGGGTCTCTGTGACATGCACCCACGCCAGAAGCGCCGGGTCGTTCGCTTGATACGCCGTGCCGTCCGGCAGATGCCCCTTGACGCCATCATGGACGGACCGGACCCGCCTGATCATAGCCTCGGCTGCGGACCGATCGGCATACGTGGTTGTGGCGATGAAGCGGGCGGTACGCCGCAGTCTGCCGTGCATGTCGGCACGAAAATTGGAATGGTCCCACACCCCTGCCAGAACGCCGGGATGCAGCATCTGCAGCAAAAGGCTGGCGATGCCGCCCGCCATCATAGAGGCGACGTCACCATGGACCCGCCAGGCGACCGATGTCGGCGCGAACAGCGCGTTTCGGCTCCTCACCACCGGTGCCTCGCCTTGCTCGCGGTCGTTGAACATGCCGACAACCTGTTGACGGATGGCCCGCTTGACCGGGTTGGACGTGCGATTGCTTTCGCTCATACCAGTCCAACGTCTCGCCGTCGCAATCGCTCCTGGGACTGCGGGCGCGTCAGCGTGCGCCAGAGGCGTTCAGGTCGTTCGTGGGTTTGCAACAAGCCGCACGGGTACGCCCTTTGAGGCAGGCGTTCGCGATTGCTCGTCATGATACCATACCGGGATAAGCGGGTTCATCTCGGGATAGTATGCGCCGATGCAGCCGCGCGGGAGCAGGAAGGGGGTGACGGTCAACCCGCTTACCTCCCGGTGGACCCCGTCGCCGGCATCGCCGACCAGCCCGATGACCTGACCTTGCACCAGCCCGGCCTCGGCGATGTCTTCCGGGTTCATGAGCACGACGTCCCGCGTGCCCTCGATACCGCGCAGGCGGTCGGAATAGCCGTAGATAGTAGTGTTGAACTGATCGTTCGAGCGCAAGGTCATCAGGCGGAAACGACCGGGCGCGTCCTCAAAGCCGATCGAGCGCATGGCGGTGGGGACGCTGAATTGCGCCCTGCCGCTTTCGGTCTTCCATATCCGGCCGCGGGCCGGATTGCCGCGATGGAACCCGCCCGGCGTGAAGACGCGCCGGTTGAAGTCGTGGAACTGCTCGGGATAGGTCTTCTCGATGCAATCGCGGATCTTGGCGTAGTCTCCCGTCCATTCATCCCAGCGCACCTTAGGATTCGCCGGTAGGGTCGCCTTCGCGATGCCTGCGACGATCGCAGTTTCCGAGCGGAGATGTTCGGAGGCCGGTGTATTCTTGCCGAGCGAGCCGTGGATGCACGAAATCGAATCCTCCATTGTCACGGCCTGCGAACCGGTTGCCTGGACATCCTCCTCGGACCGGCCCAGGCAGGGCAGCAGGTACGCGACTTCGCCGTTCACCAGATGGCTGCGGTTGAGCCTGGTCGCGATCTGGACGGTGAGACGCAGTCTGGTCCAGGCCTCTTCCATCCGCTCGCGCTCGGGAATGGCGCGGATGAAGTTGCCGCCCAGGCCGATGAACGCCTTGAGTTCGCCGGACAGGATCTTGTGGCAGGCCTTGATGGTGTTCAGGCCCTCGTCGCGCGGTGGATCGAAGCCGAACTGCTCCGCCAGCCTGTCGAGCGGCACGAGTTCCGGCTTTTCCGAGATACCTACGGTCCGCTGACCCTGCACGTTGGAATGTCCGCGCACGGGAGAGATGCCGGTGCCCTCGCGACCGACATTGCCCTTGAGCAACCACAGGTTAGTGAGCGCGGCGATGTTCTGCGAGCCGTGGACATGCTGGGTCAGCCCCATGCCGAACATGGCGATCGCACGGGGCGCTTCGATGTAGATCTGGGCCGCTTCGCCGAGATCTTCACGCGAAAGGCCGCTCTCGCGTTCGATGTCGTCCCAGCTAGTCGCCTCTGCGTGGGCCTTCATCTCGGCGAAGCCGTCCGTGTGCTGGGCGATGAAATCGACATCGAGGACGTGTTGATTCTCGTCCCGCCAACGGATTTCTTCCGCCGCCAGGACGTGCTTGATCAATCCCGTTATCGCCGCGATGTCGCCGCCCGCCTTGACCTGCAGGTAGAGCGTGGAAATTTCGGTCTTCTTCGTCGTGAGCATTTCCAACGGGCTCTGGGGGTTCTTGAACTCCTCAAGGCCCTCCTCCCGGATCGGATTGAACGTGACGATCTTCGCGCCGCGCTCGACCGCCTTCTGGAGTGGGTGAAGGAGGCGCGGGCTGTTTGAGCCGGTGTTCTGCCCGAAGAAGAAGATCGCGTCGCACACGTCGAAATCGTCCAGGACGCAGGTTCCGACCGGAGATCCGATCACTTTCTTCAACGCCACCGAAGTCGTTTCATGGCACATGTTGGAACTGTCGGGCAGGTTGTTATGACCATACAGTCTGGCGAACAGCGCATAGAGGTAGCTGGTCTCCAGGCTCGCGCGGCCTGAGGCGTAGAACACCGCCGAGCCGGGATCGATCGCTTTCAACTCGCGTCCGATCGCTGCGAACGCGTCCTCCCAGGAACACGCAACGTAGGTATCGCTCGACGCTTCGTAGCGCATGGGATGGGTCAGGCGGCCTTGCTGTTCCAGGTCGTAATCCTTCCATGTCCGC is a window encoding:
- a CDS encoding FdhF/YdeP family oxidoreductase — translated: MIDEQDGTVHYDGAEGGWGSVRGIAETAWRERPTPGALDTLRRQNKVKGFMCVSCAWGKPAKPHAFEFCENGAKATLWELTSHRCTPEFFAGHTVSELRTWKDYDLEQQGRLTHPMRYEASSDTYVACSWEDAFAAIGRELKAIDPGSAVFYASGRASLETSYLYALFARLYGHNNLPDSSNMCHETTSVALKKVIGSPVGTCVLDDFDVCDAIFFFGQNTGSNSPRLLHPLQKAVERGAKIVTFNPIREEGLEEFKNPQSPLEMLTTKKTEISTLYLQVKAGGDIAAITGLIKHVLAAEEIRWRDENQHVLDVDFIAQHTDGFAEMKAHAEATSWDDIERESGLSREDLGEAAQIYIEAPRAIAMFGMGLTQHVHGSQNIAALTNLWLLKGNVGREGTGISPVRGHSNVQGQRTVGISEKPELVPLDRLAEQFGFDPPRDEGLNTIKACHKILSGELKAFIGLGGNFIRAIPERERMEEAWTRLRLTVQIATRLNRSHLVNGEVAYLLPCLGRSEEDVQATGSQAVTMEDSISCIHGSLGKNTPASEHLRSETAIVAGIAKATLPANPKVRWDEWTGDYAKIRDCIEKTYPEQFHDFNRRVFTPGGFHRGNPARGRIWKTESGRAQFSVPTAMRSIGFEDAPGRFRLMTLRSNDQFNTTIYGYSDRLRGIEGTRDVVLMNPEDIAEAGLVQGQVIGLVGDAGDGVHREVSGLTVTPFLLPRGCIGAYYPEMNPLIPVWYHDEQSRTPASKGVPVRLVANPRTT
- a CDS encoding UvrB/UvrC motif-containing protein, which encodes MGRQDEQLRDLQRAMHDAAAQGNFEQAAQLRDRISLLRGMPVGGSAQDVDPSGLIRQQPGAMGLGTSRGQVKPPPGWTPPKKPDPMTKGRRRERKGPD
- a CDS encoding TRCF domain-containing protein, with product MNLAFTALRIAQTLAERSIAFLADDEQQAEALAEAVRALAPQGHVVHVPSSDALPGDTAPATPANAGRRASALRALRLAQGTSIACILSGEAAARRYPAPDAFDSAPPTLHPGDEADTLAFAIRLEELGYVADDRVDEPGEMAVRGEVIDIFPADAGGPARIELAAGRIAAIRSYDPGTQRTVGDLERLEIGRAAEPPIDEPTSILAHLTPGILALSDKADHRRRRFIQLARDAMGGAPHRLDAIDDIAWKKDCKDWRPAPFDADFTPVPRFANERSPLTALVRFVKPLLAAGRRFVLAGSARDLRFLRGKVVRRLSMEIVELDAWAALDDLPSGCGGSLTVPIDAGYVDERIVLVAAADLMGSRALIGVGGPTGANPWHVGIEVCSGDVVVHEDHGVGRVRGLEASPVGAGDDQSPIDRIVLEYAGGARRLVPFDEADRIWRYGADGDAVSLDKLDGSSWDKRRAAINAAIDESAKALTLLARERETLTAPVMVPDPAAYERFAGRFPFNETADQAGAIAAVRDNLASGRPMDRLVIGDVGYGKTEVALRAAALAALAGFQVVVAAPTTVLVRQHLETFRRRFEGTKIEVAGLSRLSSAAERKSVKAGLADGSTGIVVGTGAVMAKGVNYARPGLVVIDEEQRFGAADKARLRGLGTVHVLSLSATPIPRTLQAALVGLQQMSLIATPPARRQPIRTSIGQYDDVLVRTALTREKARGGQSFVVVPRIEDMAKVAAKIKRAAPDLVVVEAHGKMSAAEIDDVMVGFGAGRGDILLATNIIEAGLDVPRANTMIVWRADRFGLAQLHQLRGRVGRGNRRGQVILLIEGEDAIAARTLKRLRTLATFDRLGAGFAISGQDLDMRGAGDLVGDDQAGHMKLIGVDLYQHLLRVALKAARGEDAERWSPELNLGMSGVLPDSWIPEADLRLSLYLRLARIETEEALDAFDDELLDRFGTLPAEAAMLLAHARIRLTARALRIARIDAGPAAIALTPRRDCPIDFAATGFAQSKGRWILAEALPSEADRIVRVESLLDGFEC
- a CDS encoding oxygenase MpaB family protein encodes the protein MSESNRTSNPVKRAIRQQVVGMFNDREQGEAPVVRSRNALFAPTSVAWRVHGDVASMMAGGIASLLLQMLHPGVLAGVWDHSNFRADMHGRLRRTARFIATTTYADRSAAEAMIRRVRSVHDGVKGHLPDGTAYQANDPALLAWVHVTETHSFLDAWIRYGEPWMSRADQDRYFAEMALIGGALGAEPLPRTRAEANRLITGMRPALRADARTAEVARLILHPVAANRLAGLPGRLAGQAGVDLLPRWARSLHGLSPSPLRTPLVRAGTLGVAQALRWAFR